The nucleotide window CTGCTCTTCGCGGGCGGCATGGTATTCGGCGTTTTCCTTGAGGTCGCCCAGTTCGCGCGCTTCACCGATCGCCTGGCTCAGGCGCGGGCGCTCGGTCTTGCTCAGGAACAGGTGCTCCTCTTCCAGGGCGCGAGCGCCCTGGACGGTCATCGGGTACTTGGTAATGCTCATGCTTTCAGTCCTGCATGCAGATCTTGCAGGCGACGAACGGTCTTTTCAGGACCAAATTTCAGCGCCTCGCAGATGGCTTCACCGGCCGCAATGGTGGTGGTGCAGTAAATCTTGTGCTGCAGCGCATTGCGACGAATCGAGTAAGAATCGGCAATCGACTGACGGCCCTCGGTGGTGTTGATGATCAGCGAGACTTCGTCGTTCTTGATCATGTCGACCACGTGCGGGCGACCTTCGGTCACCTTGTTCACACGGCGCACTTTCAGGCCAGCCGCCTCGATAACCTTGGCGGTGCCAGCAGTTGCAACCACTTCGAAGCCCAGGGCGATCAGGTCGCGGGCAACGCCAGCCACTTGTGGCTTGTCGTCGTCACGCACGCTGATGAACGCGGTACCACCGGTCGGCAGCACTTCGCTGGCACCCATCTGGGCTTTGGCGAACGCTTCACCGAAGGTGTCACCGACACCCATGACTTCACCGGTCGATTTCATCTCAGGGCCGAGGATCGGGTCAACCCCCGGGAACTTGGCGAACGGGAAGACGGCTTCCTTGACGCTGTAGAAGTTCGGGATGATTTCCTGGGTGAAGCCCAGCTCTTTCAGGGTTTTACCGGCCATTACGCGGGCTGCGATCATGGCCAGGGAAGTGCCGATGCACTTGGACACGAACGGCACGGTACGCGAGGCGCGCGGGTTGACTTCGATCACGTAGATCTTGTCGCCTTGCAGGGCCAGCTGCACGTTCATCAGGCCGACAACGCCCAGCTCCAGGGCCATTTTGGTGACCTGTACGCGGACTTCGTCCTGCACTTCCTTGCTCAGCGAGTAAGGTGGCAGCGAGCACGCCGAGTCGCCGGAGTGAACGCCGGCCTGTTCGATGTGCTGCATGATGGCGCCGATCACAACGTCAGTGCCATCGCACACCGCATCCACGTCCATCTCGATGGCGCAGTTGAGGAAGTGGTCGAGCAGTACCGGGCTGTCGTTCGACACTTGTACCGCTTCACGCAGGTAGCGTTTGAGCTCGTCCAGTTCGTAGACGATTTCCATGGCGCGGCCGCCCAGTACGTACGACGGGCGCACCACCAGCGGGTAGCCGATGCCGCCAGCAGCACGGATGGCTTCTTCTTCGCTGCGTACGGTGGCGTTTGGCGGCTGCAGCAGGTTCAGGCGCTGAACCATCTGCTGGAAGCGCTCACGGTCTTCGGCGCGGTCGATGGCATCCGGGCTGGTACCGATGATCGGTACGCCGGCTTCTTCCAGGGCACGTGCCAGTTTCAGCGGGGTCTGGCCGCCGTAATGGACGATCACGCCTTTCGGCTTCTCGACACGGCACACTTCCAGCACGTCTTCCAGGGTCAGCGGCTCGAAGTACAGGCGGTCGGAGGTGTCGTAGTCGGTGGAGACGGTTTCCGGGTTGCAGTTGACCATGATGGTCTCGTAACCGTCTTCACGCAGCGCCAGGGCGGCGTGTACGCAGCAGTAGTCGAACTCGATACCTTGGCCGATACGGTTCGGGCCGCCACCCAGGATCATGATCTTGTCGCGTGTCGACGGGTTCGCCTCGCACTCTTCCTCGTAGGTGGAGTACAGGTAGGCGGTGTCGGTGGCGAACTCGGCGGCGCAGGTGTCGACGCGCTTGTACACCGGGAACACTTCCAGCTTGTGGCGGTGACGGCGCAGGTTCTTGTCGGTGATACCCAGCAGCACGGCCAGGCGCTGGTCCGAGAAACCTTTGCGCTTGAGGCGCAGCATCAGGCTCTTGTCGATGGACGACAGGGCCAGGGTCTTGACCTTCTCTTCTTCCTTGATCAGATCTTCCATCTGCACCAGGAACCACATGTCGATGCCGGTCAGTGCGAAGATTTCTTCACAGGTCATGCCCGAACGCATGGCGTCAGCGACGTACCAGATACGCTCGGCGCCCGGTACGGTCAGCTCGCGCTTGAGGATGCCGGCAGCTTCAGGGCTGGCCAGGTCCACTTTCGGGTCCAGACCGCAGGCACCGACTTCCAGGCCGCGCAGGGCTTTCTGCAGGGATTCCTGGAAGGTACGGCCGATGGCCATGACTTCACCCACGGATTTCATCTGGGTGGTCAGGCGGGCGTCGGCTTTCGGGAATTTCTCGAAGGCGAAGCGCGGCAGCTTGGTGACGACGTAGTCGATCGACGGCTCGAAGGAAGCCGGGGTGCGGCCGCCGGTGATGTCGTTCTGCAGTTCGTCGAGGGTGTAGCCAATGGCCAGCTTGGCGGCGATCTTGGCAATCGGGAAGCCGGTGGCCTTGGAAGCCAGGGCGGACGAACGCGATACGCGCGGGTTCATCTCGATGACGACCATACGGCCGGTGTCCGGGCAGATACCGAACTGCACGTTGGAACCGCCGGTTTCAACACCGATTTCACGCAGCACCGCCAGCGAGGCGTTGCGCATGATCTGGTATTCCTTGTCGGTCAGGGTCTGCGCGGGAGCAACGGTGATCGAGTCACCGGTGTGCACGCCCATCGGGTCGAAGTTTTCGATCGAGCAGACGATGATGCAGTTGTCCTTTTTGTCGCGGACCACTTCCATCTCGTACTCTTTCCAGCCGATCAGCGATTCGTCGATCAGCAGCTCTTTGGTCGGCGACAGGTCCAGACCACGGGTGCAGATTTCTTCGAATTCTTCACGGTTGTAAGCGATACCACCGCCGGTGCCACCCATGGTGAACGACGGGCGAATGATGCACGGGAAGCCGAGCTTTTCGAGGACCGCATTGGCCTCTTCCATGCTGTGGGCGATACCCGAGCGCGGGCATTCCAGACCGATGTCTTTCATGGCCTTGTCGAAGCGCGAGCGGTCTTCAGCCTTGTCGATGGTATCGGCGTTGGCACCGATCATCTCTACGCCAAACTTCTCCAGAACGCCGTGGCGCTCCAGGTCCAGGGCGCAGTTCAGGGC belongs to Pseudomonas putida NBRC 14164 and includes:
- the carB gene encoding carbamoyl-phosphate synthase large subunit, coding for MPKRTDIKSILILGAGPIVIGQACEFDYSGAQACKALREEGFRVILVNSNPATIMTDPAMADATYIEPIKWQSVAKIIEKERPDAVLPTMGGQTALNCALDLERHGVLEKFGVEMIGANADTIDKAEDRSRFDKAMKDIGLECPRSGIAHSMEEANAVLEKLGFPCIIRPSFTMGGTGGGIAYNREEFEEICTRGLDLSPTKELLIDESLIGWKEYEMEVVRDKKDNCIIVCSIENFDPMGVHTGDSITVAPAQTLTDKEYQIMRNASLAVLREIGVETGGSNVQFGICPDTGRMVVIEMNPRVSRSSALASKATGFPIAKIAAKLAIGYTLDELQNDITGGRTPASFEPSIDYVVTKLPRFAFEKFPKADARLTTQMKSVGEVMAIGRTFQESLQKALRGLEVGACGLDPKVDLASPEAAGILKRELTVPGAERIWYVADAMRSGMTCEEIFALTGIDMWFLVQMEDLIKEEEKVKTLALSSIDKSLMLRLKRKGFSDQRLAVLLGITDKNLRRHRHKLEVFPVYKRVDTCAAEFATDTAYLYSTYEEECEANPSTRDKIMILGGGPNRIGQGIEFDYCCVHAALALREDGYETIMVNCNPETVSTDYDTSDRLYFEPLTLEDVLEVCRVEKPKGVIVHYGGQTPLKLARALEEAGVPIIGTSPDAIDRAEDRERFQQMVQRLNLLQPPNATVRSEEEAIRAAGGIGYPLVVRPSYVLGGRAMEIVYELDELKRYLREAVQVSNDSPVLLDHFLNCAIEMDVDAVCDGTDVVIGAIMQHIEQAGVHSGDSACSLPPYSLSKEVQDEVRVQVTKMALELGVVGLMNVQLALQGDKIYVIEVNPRASRTVPFVSKCIGTSLAMIAARVMAGKTLKELGFTQEIIPNFYSVKEAVFPFAKFPGVDPILGPEMKSTGEVMGVGDTFGEAFAKAQMGASEVLPTGGTAFISVRDDDKPQVAGVARDLIALGFEVVATAGTAKVIEAAGLKVRRVNKVTEGRPHVVDMIKNDEVSLIINTTEGRQSIADSYSIRRNALQHKIYCTTTIAAGEAICEALKFGPEKTVRRLQDLHAGLKA